One Gordonia mangrovi genomic region harbors:
- a CDS encoding cytochrome c oxidase assembly protein, with the protein MTSAPPTVPATPGRDSMREQRSVVAGLAWALGWTAGLVAIVVTALSAASAVKLAGVPDPGWITTYGLPAVTAIGEVAAAIAVGSAVFAAFFVPPQADGVLDVGGYRAIRLAASASLVWAVCAVLMIPLSISNVSGQPLSETLQPTNLLTAYSQVADARTWLWTAIFAVAAAALARVVLRWGWTVAVLAITVLSLMPVALAGHSSTGGNHDLATNSLILHIVAASVWMGGLFAVLLYAFAGGRWRVLAVSRFSRVAFWSILVVGVSGVINALVRMSPADLFTDVYGALVLAKVTALVILGALGAWHRRVTIARLTDEPAERSVFVRFGLIEIVVFAITFGLAVGLSRTPPPIGEIADISAVENQIGYRIDGPPTLARIAVDWRFDLLFGTLAIVLAVVYLRGVVRLHRRGDQWPVGRTVAWILGCALLLFTTSSGLGRYSPAMFSVHMIAHMSMSMMIPVLLVLGGPVTLALRALPPAGRGNPPGPREWIQSAIHSPPSRFLTHPAISAVIFVGSFYLLYLSGLFETIVPYHAAHLLMNVHFIVSGYLFYWLVIGIDPAPRQVTPVAKLGIVMGSLPFHAFFGVALMMTGTVIAESYYRGLNLPWDYTLFDDQRVGGGIAWATGEIPLVVIMLALLVQWRRQDERQARRYDRRAARDHDADLTSYNEMLSELNKRK; encoded by the coding sequence ATGACCAGCGCACCGCCGACAGTTCCGGCCACCCCCGGCCGGGACTCGATGCGCGAGCAGCGCAGCGTCGTCGCGGGACTCGCCTGGGCGCTGGGGTGGACGGCCGGGCTCGTGGCGATCGTGGTGACGGCCCTGTCGGCGGCGTCGGCCGTGAAACTGGCGGGCGTGCCCGATCCGGGCTGGATCACCACCTACGGACTTCCGGCGGTCACCGCGATCGGCGAGGTGGCGGCAGCCATTGCGGTCGGGTCCGCGGTCTTCGCGGCGTTCTTCGTGCCGCCGCAGGCCGACGGTGTACTCGACGTCGGTGGGTACCGGGCAATCCGGCTCGCCGCGTCCGCGTCGCTGGTGTGGGCCGTCTGCGCGGTCCTGATGATCCCGCTGTCCATTTCCAATGTGAGTGGTCAGCCACTCTCGGAGACCTTGCAGCCGACCAACCTCCTCACCGCCTACTCGCAGGTCGCCGACGCGCGCACCTGGCTGTGGACGGCTATTTTCGCGGTGGCCGCGGCCGCGCTGGCCCGTGTCGTCCTCCGATGGGGCTGGACCGTGGCCGTGCTCGCGATCACCGTGCTGAGCCTGATGCCGGTCGCATTGGCCGGGCATTCCTCGACCGGCGGCAACCACGACCTCGCCACCAACAGTCTGATCCTGCACATCGTCGCGGCGTCGGTGTGGATGGGTGGACTCTTCGCGGTGCTGCTCTACGCCTTCGCAGGTGGCCGGTGGCGTGTGCTGGCGGTCTCGCGGTTCTCCCGCGTCGCGTTCTGGTCGATCCTCGTCGTCGGGGTCAGCGGCGTGATCAACGCGTTGGTGCGGATGTCGCCTGCGGATCTGTTCACCGACGTCTACGGCGCCCTGGTGTTGGCAAAGGTCACGGCACTGGTGATCCTCGGTGCGCTCGGGGCCTGGCATCGGCGGGTGACGATCGCGCGGTTGACCGATGAACCCGCCGAACGTTCTGTGTTCGTGCGATTCGGGCTCATCGAGATCGTGGTGTTCGCGATCACGTTCGGATTGGCGGTCGGATTGTCGCGCACGCCGCCACCGATCGGGGAGATCGCCGACATCAGCGCAGTCGAGAACCAGATCGGCTATCGCATCGACGGTCCGCCGACACTCGCGCGCATCGCAGTCGACTGGCGGTTCGACCTGCTGTTCGGCACGTTGGCCATCGTGCTCGCGGTGGTCTACCTGCGCGGGGTGGTGCGTCTGCATCGACGTGGTGACCAATGGCCGGTAGGCCGCACCGTCGCCTGGATTCTGGGTTGTGCGCTGCTGCTGTTCACCACCTCGTCGGGCCTGGGCAGGTACTCGCCCGCGATGTTCAGCGTGCACATGATCGCGCACATGTCGATGTCGATGATGATCCCGGTGCTGTTGGTGCTGGGTGGTCCGGTCACCCTGGCGCTGCGTGCCCTTCCACCGGCCGGCCGGGGCAATCCGCCGGGTCCGCGCGAGTGGATTCAGTCGGCCATCCACAGCCCGCCCTCGCGGTTCCTGACCCACCCGGCGATCTCCGCGGTCATCTTCGTCGGCAGCTTCTATCTCCTGTATCTCAGCGGACTCTTCGAGACGATCGTCCCGTATCACGCGGCCCACCTGCTGATGAACGTCCACTTCATCGTCAGCGGATACCTGTTCTACTGGCTGGTGATCGGCATCGATCCGGCGCCGCGGCAGGTGACGCCGGTGGCCAAACTCGGCATAGTGATGGGGTCGTTGCCGTTCCATGCGTTCTTCGGTGTGGCGTTGATGATGACCGGCACCGTGATCGCGGAGAGCTACTACCGGGGGCTCAACCTGCCCTGGGACTACACGCTGTTCGATGACCAACGCGTCGGCGGCGGGATCGCTTGGGCCACCGGCGAGATCCCGTTGGTGGTGATCATGCTGGCCTTGCTGGTGCAGTGGCGGCGGCAGGACGAGCGGCAGGCACGCCGCTACGACCGTCGGGCGGCGCGCGACCACGATGCAGACCTCACCAGCTACAACGAGATGCTCTCGGAGCTCAACAAGCGCAAATGA
- a CDS encoding single-stranded DNA-binding protein: MYETYTTVIGTVVSDPRHRQTSTGEPVISFRVACNSRRIDKRTQEWIDGPTLYLTVSCWRRLLTGVSQAVAKGRPVIAHGQIKTNEYVTADGERRADLEMTATAVGLDLSRCVVSFEGAPGREPSVAGTTTRPVGSEVEGAGADAQTPTAA; the protein is encoded by the coding sequence ATGTACGAGACCTACACGACCGTCATCGGGACCGTGGTGTCCGATCCGCGCCATCGGCAGACCTCGACGGGGGAGCCGGTGATCTCGTTCCGGGTCGCCTGCAACTCGCGGCGAATCGACAAGCGGACCCAGGAGTGGATCGACGGCCCGACGCTGTACCTCACCGTGAGTTGCTGGCGGCGCCTGTTGACCGGGGTGTCCCAGGCGGTGGCCAAAGGTCGGCCGGTGATCGCACACGGTCAGATCAAGACCAACGAGTACGTCACCGCAGACGGTGAGCGACGAGCAGACCTGGAGATGACCGCCACCGCCGTCGGACTGGACCTCAGCAGGTGTGTGGTGAGTTTCGAGGGCGCTCCGGGGCGGGAACCGTCGGTCGCGGGCACCACGACGCGACCGGTCGGGTCCGAGGTCGAGGGTGCGGGAGCGGACGCGCAGACGCCGACCGCGGCCTGA
- the ettA gene encoding energy-dependent translational throttle protein EttA, protein MAEFIYTMKKVRKAHGDKVILDDVTMSFYPGAKIGVVGPNGAGKSSILKIMAGLDQPSNGEAFLDPEATVGILLQEPPLNEEKTVKENVEEGMGEIKVKLDRFNEIAEQLATDYSDDLMEEMGKLQEDLDNADAWDLDSQLEQAMDALRCPPADSPVTHLSGGERRRVALCKLLLQKPDLLLLDEPTNHLDAESVLWLEQFLAAYPGAVLAVTHDRYFLDHVAGWICEVDRGKLHPYEGNYSTYLEKKAERLEVQGKKDQKLQRRLKEELAWVRSGAKARQTKNKARLARYEEMAAEAEKTRKLDFEEIQIPTPPRLGDVVVEVSHLDKGFDGRVLIKDLSFTLPRNGIVGVIGPNGVGKTTLFKTIVGLEEPDSGNVKVGETVKLSYVDQGRASIDPKKTVWEVVSDGLDFIEVGQNEMPSRAYVSAFGFKGPDQQKRSEVLSGGERNRLNLALTLKEGGNLILLDEPTNDLDVETLGSLENALEQFPGCAVVISHDRWFLDRTCTHILAWEGNVEEGQWFWFEGNFEAYEANKIERLGADAARPHRVTHRRLTRD, encoded by the coding sequence GTGGCTGAGTTCATCTACACCATGAAGAAGGTGCGTAAGGCGCACGGCGACAAGGTCATCCTCGACGACGTCACCATGTCCTTCTACCCGGGCGCCAAGATCGGCGTCGTCGGCCCCAACGGCGCGGGTAAGTCGTCGATCCTCAAGATCATGGCCGGACTCGATCAGCCGTCCAACGGTGAGGCGTTCCTGGACCCCGAGGCCACCGTCGGCATCCTGCTCCAGGAGCCTCCGCTCAACGAGGAGAAGACGGTCAAGGAGAACGTCGAAGAGGGGATGGGCGAGATCAAGGTCAAGCTCGACCGCTTCAACGAGATCGCCGAGCAGTTGGCCACCGACTATTCCGACGACCTGATGGAAGAGATGGGCAAGCTGCAGGAGGATCTCGACAACGCCGACGCGTGGGATCTCGACTCGCAACTCGAACAGGCGATGGACGCCTTGCGCTGCCCGCCCGCTGACTCGCCCGTGACCCATCTGTCCGGTGGTGAGCGTCGTCGTGTCGCGCTGTGCAAGCTGCTGCTGCAGAAGCCCGACCTGCTGCTGCTCGACGAGCCCACCAACCATCTCGACGCCGAGAGCGTGTTGTGGCTCGAACAGTTCCTCGCCGCCTACCCGGGAGCCGTGCTGGCGGTGACCCACGACCGGTACTTCCTCGATCACGTCGCGGGCTGGATCTGTGAGGTCGACCGCGGCAAGCTGCACCCCTACGAGGGCAACTACTCCACCTACCTGGAGAAGAAGGCCGAGCGCCTCGAGGTGCAGGGCAAAAAGGATCAGAAGCTGCAGCGCCGCCTCAAGGAAGAACTCGCCTGGGTGCGTTCGGGGGCCAAGGCCCGCCAGACCAAGAACAAGGCCCGGCTCGCCCGCTACGAGGAAATGGCCGCCGAGGCGGAGAAGACCCGCAAGCTCGACTTCGAGGAGATCCAGATCCCCACCCCGCCGCGGCTGGGTGACGTGGTGGTGGAGGTCTCACACCTCGACAAGGGCTTCGACGGGCGGGTGCTGATCAAGGACCTGTCGTTCACCCTGCCGCGCAACGGCATCGTCGGCGTCATCGGTCCGAACGGTGTCGGTAAGACCACCCTGTTCAAGACCATCGTCGGGCTCGAGGAACCGGACTCCGGCAACGTCAAGGTGGGCGAGACGGTCAAGCTCAGCTACGTCGACCAGGGCCGCGCCAGCATCGACCCCAAGAAGACCGTGTGGGAGGTGGTCTCCGACGGACTCGACTTCATCGAGGTCGGTCAGAACGAGATGCCGTCGCGCGCCTACGTGAGTGCCTTCGGGTTCAAGGGCCCCGATCAGCAGAAGCGCTCCGAGGTGCTCTCCGGCGGTGAGCGCAACCGTCTGAACCTGGCGTTGACTCTCAAAGAGGGCGGCAATCTGATCCTGCTGGACGAACCCACCAACGACCTGGACGTGGAGACCCTCGGTTCGCTGGAGAACGCGCTCGAACAGTTCCCCGGCTGCGCCGTGGTCATCTCCCACGACCGGTGGTTCCTCGACCGCACCTGCACCCACATCCTGGCGTGGGAGGGCAACGTCGAAGAAGGCCAGTGGTTCTGGTTCGAGGGCAACTTCGAGGCCTACGAGGCCAACAAGATCGAGCGTCTCGGCGCCGACGCCGCCCGCCCGCATCGAGTGACCCACCGCCGCCTCACCCGCGACTGA
- a CDS encoding arylsulfatase translates to MARPSKAQIELDIRDSTPDWDPYLPPRAADGAPNVLFLAWDDLGYATMDIFGGPVETPNMARIADSGVKFANFHTTALCSPTRASLLTGRNATSNGMATIAEFSSGFPGISTRIPFENGFISEVLAERGYNTYCVGKWHLTPGEECNSASYKGRWPLGRGFERFYGWLGGETNNWYPDLVHDNHQIDAPGRPEDGYHLAPDLADQAIAFIKDAKVIDPDKPFFLYLAPQAGHAPHQVPSEWVDRYRGRFDMGYEEIRQGILDRQIELGLLPEGTELSQINPHGEPDRTSPDGKPWPMLDTVRPWESLDDDEKHLFSRMAEVFAGYISYWDHHMGRVLDHLEETGQLDNTLIVVISDNGASGEGGPNGEFNEWRFFNGLPSDPQATVERIDELGGPASYNHYNTGWAWALDTPFPYWKRWAGAEGGIADTCLVSWPARFGPSPTPRQQYIHAVDVVPTVYDLLDIEPPASLKGYQQSPIEGESFAAALTDADAPGKKTQFYTMLGQRSLYHDGWLACTVHPPLSGWGSFEKDEWELYHLETDRSQCHNVAADHPERTEQLKQLWFYYAGIFNGLPLDDRTALEQTLAERPRVAPPRDRYEFFPNIADVPESAGPAINGRSYTIVAGVEIETPDAEGVLFAHGGVAGGHSLYLKDRTLRYAFNWVGTHLQTVTSQTEITPGRHVMTAEFQMSGPHTDPSMPGFAGILTLYVDDRAVGSAELVTQPGYFCLVGDGISVGRDSASPVTPDYADRGTFEFSGGTIDKVVVDVTGERFADHEAQIRAWLSMD, encoded by the coding sequence ATGGCCCGCCCGAGCAAGGCCCAGATCGAACTCGACATCCGCGACTCCACTCCCGATTGGGACCCGTATCTTCCGCCCAGAGCCGCCGACGGAGCGCCGAATGTGCTCTTCCTGGCGTGGGACGACCTCGGGTACGCCACGATGGACATCTTCGGTGGCCCTGTCGAGACGCCGAACATGGCCCGCATCGCCGACAGCGGGGTGAAGTTCGCGAACTTCCACACCACGGCCCTCTGTTCCCCCACCCGTGCCTCGTTGCTGACCGGACGCAACGCGACCAGCAATGGGATGGCCACGATCGCCGAGTTCTCCTCGGGCTTCCCCGGCATCTCGACGCGCATCCCGTTCGAAAACGGTTTCATCTCCGAGGTCCTCGCCGAGCGCGGGTACAACACATACTGCGTCGGCAAGTGGCACCTCACACCGGGCGAGGAGTGCAACTCCGCCTCCTACAAGGGACGCTGGCCGCTCGGGCGCGGCTTCGAACGCTTCTACGGCTGGCTCGGCGGCGAGACCAACAACTGGTACCCCGATCTGGTGCACGACAATCACCAGATCGATGCGCCCGGGCGTCCCGAGGACGGGTACCACCTCGCACCGGATCTGGCCGACCAGGCCATCGCGTTCATCAAGGACGCCAAGGTCATCGACCCCGACAAGCCGTTTTTCCTCTATCTGGCACCCCAGGCCGGGCATGCACCCCACCAGGTGCCGAGCGAGTGGGTCGACCGCTATCGGGGCCGCTTCGACATGGGCTACGAAGAGATTCGCCAAGGGATTCTGGACCGGCAGATCGAACTCGGCCTGCTACCCGAAGGCACCGAACTCTCACAGATCAACCCACACGGTGAGCCCGATCGGACCAGCCCGGACGGCAAACCGTGGCCGATGCTGGACACCGTGCGACCGTGGGAATCGCTCGACGACGACGAGAAGCACCTGTTCTCCCGGATGGCGGAGGTCTTCGCCGGGTACATCTCGTATTGGGATCACCACATGGGCCGGGTGCTCGATCATCTCGAGGAGACCGGGCAACTCGACAACACGCTGATCGTGGTGATCTCCGACAACGGTGCCAGCGGCGAGGGCGGACCCAACGGCGAGTTCAACGAGTGGCGCTTCTTCAACGGTCTGCCCAGCGACCCACAGGCCACCGTGGAGCGTATCGACGAACTGGGTGGCCCGGCCTCCTACAACCACTACAACACCGGCTGGGCCTGGGCGCTGGACACCCCGTTCCCTTATTGGAAACGCTGGGCGGGTGCCGAGGGCGGTATCGCCGACACCTGTCTGGTGTCCTGGCCGGCGCGGTTCGGCCCGTCGCCGACGCCGCGCCAGCAGTACATCCACGCCGTCGATGTGGTCCCCACGGTGTACGACCTGCTCGACATCGAGCCACCGGCGTCACTGAAGGGATACCAGCAGTCGCCGATCGAGGGCGAGAGCTTCGCGGCCGCCCTCACCGACGCCGACGCGCCGGGCAAGAAGACGCAGTTCTACACCATGCTCGGGCAGCGATCGCTCTACCACGACGGGTGGCTGGCATGCACGGTGCACCCACCGCTGTCGGGCTGGGGCAGCTTCGAGAAAGACGAATGGGAGCTCTACCATCTGGAGACCGACCGTTCGCAGTGTCACAACGTCGCCGCAGACCATCCCGAGCGCACCGAACAGCTCAAACAGCTGTGGTTCTACTACGCCGGCATCTTCAACGGCCTCCCGCTCGATGACCGAACGGCCCTCGAGCAGACGCTCGCCGAGCGACCGAGGGTTGCGCCGCCCCGGGACCGATACGAGTTCTTCCCGAATATCGCTGACGTTCCGGAGTCTGCGGGCCCGGCGATCAACGGACGGTCGTACACGATCGTCGCCGGCGTCGAGATCGAGACACCCGACGCCGAGGGGGTGCTGTTCGCCCACGGAGGTGTCGCCGGCGGCCACAGCCTCTACCTCAAAGACCGCACGCTGCGCTACGCCTTCAACTGGGTGGGAACGCATCTGCAGACCGTGACCTCGCAGACCGAGATCACTCCGGGCCGACACGTCATGACCGCCGAGTTCCAGATGTCGGGCCCACACACCGATCCGTCGATGCCCGGATTCGCCGGTATCCTGACGCTTTATGTCGACGACCGCGCGGTCGGCTCCGCTGAGCTGGTCACCCAGCCCGGGTATTTCTGTCTCGTGGGGGACGGGATCAGCGTCGGGCGTGACAGCGCATCGCCGGTCACCCCCGACTATGCCGACCGGGGCACGTTCGAGTTCAGTGGTGGCACCATCGACAAGGTGGTGGTCGATGTGACGGGCGAGAGATTCGCCGATCACGAGGCACAGATCAGGGCCTGGCTGTCCATGGACTGA